In Silene latifolia isolate original U9 population chromosome X, ASM4854445v1, whole genome shotgun sequence, the following proteins share a genomic window:
- the LOC141616812 gene encoding uncharacterized protein At1g03900-like — protein sequence MKAENTSTGNGNGNGDGDKQQSTDDIEDTDPIELILFQVPECYVYIIPPRKTAASYRADEWDVNKWAWEGVLKVVSKGEECIIKLEDKSTGELYARAFLRKGDPHPVEPVIDSSRYFVLRIEENIGGRLRHAFIGIGFRERTEAYDFQAALHDHMKYLDKKKTAEEMEQQFQNSSAVDYSLKDGETLVLQLKNKPGGNVKTKSIEQGVSSISLTEKSKPNEPLLSIKPPPPPPPALSPTSPRTPTSPNFSPEKRVVEDTEETQKAQPVPNSSAKESQSYEEVTDDDFGDFQAAC from the exons ATGAAGGCAGAAAACACATCTactggaaatggaaatggaaatggagaTGGTGATAAACAACAATCAACAGATGACATTGAAGACACCGACCCTATTGAGCTTATCCTCTTTCAAGTTCCTGAATGCTATGTTTACATT ATACCTCCAAGGAAAACCGCTGCTTCATACAG GGCTGATGAATGGGATGTAAATAAATGGGCATGGGAAGGAGTCTTGAAAGTTGTCAGCAAGGGAGAGGAGTGCATTATCAAACTGGAGGACAAATCAACAG GCGAATTATACGCTCGCGCTTTTTTGAGAAAAGGGGACCCGCATCCTGTGGAACCTGTAATTGATAGCAGCAG ATACTTTGTGCTCCGGATCGAAGAGAACATAG GTGGACGCCTTCGACATGCTTTCATTGGGATTGGATTCCGGGAGAGAACTGAGGCATATGACTTCCAAGCTGCTCTACATGACCACATGAA GTATCTCGACAAGAAAAAAACAGCTGAAGAAATGGAGCAGCAATTTCAGAATTCTTCAGCAGTTGACTACAGTTTAAAAGACGGGGAGACACTCGTTCTTCAGCTGAAAAAT AAACCCGGTGGCAATGTAAAGACGAAATCCATTGAGCAAGGAGTGAGTAGTATTTCATTAACTGAGAAAAGTAAACCCAATGAGCCGTTGCTCTCCATCAAACCGCCCCCTCCTCCACCACCAGCGCTTTCGCCTACTTCTCCACGGACTCCCACATCACCAAATTTCAGTCCTGAAAAGAGGGTTGTCGAAGACACAGAGGAAACCCAGAAAGCGCAACCTGTACCCAATTCAAGTGCAAAAGAAAGTCAGAGCTACGAGGAAGTAACTGATGACGACTTTGGGGATTTTCAAGCAGCTTGCTGA
- the LOC141621846 gene encoding protein trichome birefringence-like 42: MELKSTINDTWKLSMLGSLIGCLIILLFLDQTNQNASFSLVRSMTTSLGLAPLGGQLEPPSTINPNSITLNHTNSPSHSAFVNLMPSNDTVNVVEKPNITLDHTNNIPSQPALVNIMAPNDTINVVEKPNITLDHTDNIPSQPALVNQMPSNDTITVVEKPNITLDHTYNIPSQPALVDLMPSNNTLNVIGKPNITLDHTNNIPSQPELVNLMPSNYTINVIEKLNVTLDDHVETPYSNSSKINTTLGHQVERVDIKTEKECNIFEGKWVYKTEQVRLYDTNTCPFLEEKMSCQKNGRPDFEYEKWRWEPTNCDIPLFNGTYMLERLRNKRVIIVGDSLNRNMWESLACLLYTTIPSSRAYVQAASSTYKVFKAMDYNCVIEFHWSPFLIELNEHHRSGKKVLAVDQLSSSFKQWQGADVMVFNSGHWWTHMGKLRSWDMFQYEGKLMEEMPIELAYERGMKTWAKWVENNVDPKKTTVFFRSISPEHYREQWCYNITQPIMDESYESRYPKSLIDIIKGVIKGISKLHVKYLNITKLSSYRKDAHPSVYRRLDWKIYTTKYMTDIPSYADCSHWCLPGLPDTWNTLLYTSLFYNSSTNMSSL; encoded by the exons ATGGAGCTTAAATCCACCATTAATGATACTTGGAAACTCTCCATGTTAGGAAGCTTAATTGGTTGCTTAATCATCCTCCTTTTTCTTGATCAAACCAACCAAAATGCAAGTTTTTCACTTGTTAGAAGCATGACTACATCACTAGGATTAGCACCATTAGGAGGCCAATTAGAGCCACCTTCTACCATTAATCCTAATAGTATTACCCTTAATCACACAAACTCGCCTTCTCATTCCGCGTTTGTGAACCTAATGCCTTCTAACGACACCGTTAATGTCGTAGAGAAACCAAATATCACCCTGGATCACACAAATAACATACCTTCTCAACCCGCATTAGTGAACATAATGGCTCCTAACGATACCATTAATGTCGTAGAGAAACCAAATATCACCCTTGATCACACAGATAACATACCTTCTCAACCCGCATTAGTCAACCAAATGCCTTCTAACGACACCATTACTGTCGTAGAGAAACCGAATATCACCCTTGATCACACATATAACATACCTTCTCAACCCGCATTAGTGGACCTAATGCCTTCTAACAACACCCTTAATGTCATAGGGAAACCGAATATCACCCTTGATCACACAAATAACATACCTTCTCAACCCGAATTAGTGAACCTAATGCCTTCTAACTACACGATTAACGTAATAGAGAAACTGAATGTCACCCTTGATGATCATGTAGAAACTCCGTATTCAAATAGCTCAAAAATAAACACTACACTAGGTCATCAAGTAGAGAGAGTTGATATCAAGACTGAAAAGGAGTGCAATATCTTTGAAGGGAAATGGGTGTACAAGACGGAACAAGTACGTTTATATGATACGAATACATGTCCATTCCTTGAGGAGAAGATGAGCTGCCAAAAAAATGGAAGGCCTGATTTTGAGTATGAGAAATGGAGATGGGAACCTACTAATTGTGACATACCCTT ATTTAATGGAACATATATGTTAGAAAGACTAAGAAACAAGAGGGTGATCATAGTCGGAGACTCACTAAACCGAAACATGTGGGAATCTCTCGCTTGTCTTCTCTACACCACCATTCCATCATCTAGAGCTTACGTTCAAGCTGCAAGCTCGACGTACAAGGTGTTCAAAGCAATG GACTATAATTGTGTAATTGAGTTCCATTGGAGCCCTTTCTTAATAGAGCTAAACGAACACCATCGAAGTGGCAAGAAAGTACTCGCGGTCGACCAGCTTTCATCATCGTTCAAGCAATGGCAAGGGGCTGATGTTATGGTGTTCAATTCAGGGCATTGGTGGACTCACATGGGCAAGCTCAGATC GTGGGATATGTTCCAATACGAGGGAAAGCTCATGGAAGAGATGCCAATTGAACTAGCATACGAACGAGGCATGAAAACATGGGCAAAATGGGTCGAAAATAACGTAGACCCTAAGAAAACAACAGTATTTTTTCGAAGCATTTCCCCCGAGCATTATAGGGAGCAATGGTGCTACAATATAACACAGCCTATCATGGATGAGTCCTATGAATCTCGCTATCCCAAGTCGTTGATCGACATTATAAAGGGAGTCATCAAAGGGATTAGCAAGTTACATGTCAAGTACTTGAACATTACCAAGTTGTCTTCATACCGAAAAGATGCACATCCATCAGTGTATAGAAGATTGGATTGGAAAATTTACACAACAAAATAtatgacggatattccgtcataTGCAGATTGTAGTCACTGGTGTCTTCCAGGATTGCCGGATACATGGAACACATTGTTGTACACTTCTCTTTTCTATAATTCTTCAACAAATATGTCTTCTTTATAG